The stretch of DNA ACATTTGTGGATGGGCCCGAGCCGAATACTAAGATAGGTACGAAATATACCAGCATCACAGTTTTTGAGCCAAGAAATGCTTCTAATTTTTTTTCAATCACGAtcaaacctactccctccgtttcaaaataagtgtctcaactttttaTATCTAACAGATGAGAAGAAAGAGGGAAGTTACAGAAATAAGTCGGTTATATCCTTTTCTTACTCTTAACTAATGGGAGTGTAGATATTTAGCCTGAACCCTCATCAAAGTTATAGTTTTTCTGTCTAAAAAATGTAGCTGGATCCCTTGACAAAATCCCTCTTTTTGAAGTTTAGGCTTTTCGGTGAGACCGGATGAAACCTCTCAGTGGGACCGAGCTCAGCTGGAATAGGAGGCGCACGGTGGTACAACTGGCAAAGACAGAATTGCGAAGGCCGGCAATCAGCAATGCTGAAACAGGTGACCCCAGATGCTTCGAGTGCGAGACGACAATAAATGAAGCTacgattgtgttggaaatatgccctagaggcaataataaaatggttattattatatttccttgttcataataattgtctattgttcatgctataattgtattaactagaaaccgtaatacatatgtgaatacatagatcgtaatatgtccctagtaagcctctagttgactagcttgttgatcaatagatggtcacggtttcctgaccatggacattggatgtcgttgataacgggatcacatcattaggaggatgatgtgatggacaagacccaatcctaagcatagcacaagatcgtgtagttcgtttgctagagcttttctaatgtcaagtatcatttccttagaccatgagattgtgcaactctcggataccgtaggagtgctttggatgcatcaaacgtcacaacgtaactgggtgactataaaggtatactacaggtatctctgaaagtctctattgagttggcacgaatcgagactgggatttgtcactccgtatgacggagaggtatctctgggcccactcggcaatgcatcatcataatgagctcaatgtgactaatgagttagccacgggatcatgcgttgcagaacgagcaaagagacttgccggtaacgagattgaacgaggtatggggataccgacgatcgaatcccgggcaagtaacataacgatggacaaagggaattgtatacgggattgattgattcctcgacatcgtggttcatccgatgagattatcgtggaacatgtgggagccaatatgggtatccggatcccgctattggttattggccggagaggtgtctcggtcatgtctgcatggtttccgaacccgtagggtctacacacttaaggttcggtgacgctagagttgttatgggaaatagtatgtggttacctaaggttgttcgaagtcccggatgagatcccagacgtgacgACGAActccggagtggtccggaggtgaagatcaataTATTAGACGaatggtattggagtccggaattgttctgggagtaccgggtgacgaccagcgtgaccgaaaggtgtttcggaggccccggcaagcgttgggggcccttatgggccaagggaagggggcacatcagcccactaaggggatgtACGCCCCTctcaccccatctcacataacatggagaggtgggggcgcctcccttacggcagccacccctcccggcttggggggcaggtttcctaggggtgggggcgcctaaaCCCatttagggtttcccctgtggccgccgcccctcccctagggaaccctagggcgcctcttccacccccttccccctatatatagtgagggagagagagggcagccacaccatTCCCTTGGCGTAGCCCTCTCCTCCTctaactcctcctcctcttccatagtgcttagcgaagccctgccggagaaccacgagctccatcgccaccacgccgtcgtgctgctggagttctccctcaacttctcctctccccttgctagatcaagaaggaggagacgtccccgggctgtacgtgtgttgaacgcggaggcgccgtccgttccgcgTTTGGATCGGATCTACCGCGATttaaatcgccgcgagtacgactccatcaaccacgttcttgtaacgctttcgcttagcaatcttcaagggtatgaagatgcactccctctctctcttgttgctagcatctcctagattgatattggtgacacgtaggaaaattttgaattattactacgttccccaacagtggcatcatgagctaggtctatgcgtagttctatgcacgagtagaacacaaagtagttgtgggcgatgatttgttcaatttgcttaccattactagtcttatctcgattcggcggcattgtgggatgaagcggtccggaccgaccttacacgtacacttatgtgagacaggttccaccgactgacatgcacttgatgcataaggtggctagcgggtatctgtctctcccactttagtcggatcggattcgatgaagagggtccttatgaagggtaaatatcaattggtatatcaccgttgtggcttttgcgtaggtaagaaactttcttgctagaaacccatagcagccacgtaaaacatgcaacaataattagaggacgtctaacttgtttttgtagggtatgctatgtgatgtgatatggccaaaaggatgtgatgaatgatatatgtgatgtatgagattgatcatgttcttgtaataggaatcacgacttgcatgtcgatgagtatgacaaccggcaggagccataggagtagtcttaatttattgtacgacctgcgtgtcaatgaaaacgtcatgtaattactttactttattgctaaccgttatccatagtagtagaagtaatagttggcgagacaacttcatgaagacacgatgatggagatcatggtgtcatgccggtgatgaaggtgatcatgtcgtgccttgaagatagagatcaaaggcgcaagatgatattggccatatcatgtcactttatgatttgcatgtgatgtttgtcatgtttacatcttatttgcttagaatgacaatagcattaaataagatgatccctcactaaaatttcaagaaaagtgttccccctaactgtgcaccgttgcgaaggttcgttgtttcgaagcaccatgtgatgatcaggtgtgatagattctaacattcgcatacaacgggtgtaagccatatttacacatgcgaaacacttaggttgacttgatgagcctagcatgtacagacatggtctcggaacacaagagaccgaaaggtcgaacatgagttgtatagcagatgcgatcaacatggagatgttcccattgatgactagtccgtctcacgtgatgatcggacacggcctagtcgattcggatcatgtatcacttagatgactagagggatgtctatctgagtgggagttcattgaataatttgattagatgaacttaattatcatgaacatagtctaaattgtctttgcgaattatgttgtagattaatagctcgcgctttagctccatgttttaatacgttcctagagaaaaactaacttgaaagatattgtaagcaattgtgcggactagggccgtagtctgaggattgtcctcactgctacacagaaggtttttgtccttaatgcaccgctcagtgtgccaacccctctggcgtcgtctgtggatgttgttaacatctggcagacacgttctgatgactacctgataatttagtgcaccatgctttacggcttagagtcggggctccaaaagcattttgaacgccatggaacatatgagatgttccaagagccgaaattggtatttcaggctcatgcccgtgttgagaggtttgagacctctgacaagatctttgcctacaagatggatgagaatagctcagccagtgagcatgtgcttagaatgtctgggtacttcaatcgcttgaatcaagtgggagttaatcttccagataagagaagtGATTGACgaagttctccagtcactatcaccaagctactagagtttcatgatgaactataacatgcaagggaagatgatCCCGGAGTTGTTCGTCGTGCTTAAGgccgtaaaggtagaaatcaagaaggagcgtcaagtgttgatggttaacaagagcactggtttcaaagaagggcaagggcaagaagggaaacttcatgaatggcaagccagttgccgctccagtgaagaaacccaagaacccaaacctgagacgaagtgcttctattaggggaacagtcactggtagcggaactgcctcaaatacttggtagataagaaggctagcaacttcaacaaaagtatatttgatatgtgtgttattgatgtgtaccttactagtactcctagtagcacatgggtattagataccagttcagttgctaacattggtaactcgaaacaaaagctacggaataaacggagactagctaagggtgaggtgacgatgtgtgttgcaaATGTTTCCAAgggtgatatgatcaccatcgcacgctcgctctaccttcgggattagtattgaacccagataaatgttgtttgcattggtgtctgcgttgagcatgaacatgattagatcatgtttattgcaatatggttattcacttAAGTCAGATAATAATGGTTATTTTGTTTGTATGGATaacaccttctatggtcatgcacccaatgtgaatggtttattgaatcccggtcgtagtgatacacatgttcataacattggtgccaaaagatgtagagttgataatgatagtaccactttcttgtggcactgccgcttaggtcatattggtgtaaagcgcatgaagaacctccatgctaatgtacctttggagtcacttgatttttaatcacctgacacatgcgaaccatgcctcataggcaagatgactaaaaccctgttttctggaacaatggaacgggcaagtgacttgttggaaatcacacatgctgatgtgtgcggtccgatgagtgttgaggcacgcagtggatatcgttattttgtcaccttcaccgatgaattgagtagatatgggtatatttacttaatgaagcataagtctgaaacgtttgaaaagttcaagcaatttcagagtgaagttgagaatcatcataacaagaagatcaagttcctacgatctgatcaagggagagagtatctgagttatgagtttggcaatcactaaagacaaggtggaatcaTTTCAtagttgacgccacctggaacaccttagcgtaatggtgtgtccgaacgtcgtaatcgcaccctattggatatggtgcgatctatgatgtctcttaccgatctaccgctatcattttggggttatgcattagagacaattacattcactttaaatagggcaccatctaagtccatggagacaacaccgtatgaactatgatttagcaagaaacctaagtcgtTGTTTCTTAagatttggggctacgatgcttatgtcgataggtttcggccagaaaagctcgaacccaaagcgaaaaattgtgtcttcatagaatacccaaacaagacgattgggtataccttctatctcagatcttagggcaaagtgtttgtcattAGGAAcatgtcctttctcgagaaagagtttctctcgaaagaattgagtgggaggaagatagaacttgatgaggttgttgaacctttacttcgaCCAGAGAATagcgcaacacagaaagatgtttctgtggcacctacctCAGTTGAAgaaaaagctaatgatgatgatcatagagcttcagatcaagttactatcgaacctcgtaggtcgacaagggtgtgtacaacttctgagTGGTAACGTGTCTTAAAGGttatgttgttggacaacgatgaagctatgagctatggagaagcgatggtgggcccggattccaacaaatggctggaagccatgaaatccgagataggatccatgtatgagaacaaagtatggactttggtggacttgcccgatgatcggcaagccattgagaataaatggatctttaagaagaagacagacgttgatggtaatgccaccatttatgaagctcgacttgtctcaaagaagtttccgacgggttcaaggagttgactgtgatgagactttctcaatcatagcgatgctaaagtctgttagaattatgttagcagttgctgcattttcatttacgaaatctggcagatggatgtcaaaacaaagtttccttgacggtttccatgaggaaaggttgtatgtgatacaactagaaggttttgtcgatcctaaggatgctaaaaggtatgcaaactccagcgatccttctatggactggagcaagcatctcggagttggaacatacgctttgatgaggtgatcaaagcatttgggtttatacaaagtttgcaagaactTTGTATttgcaataaagtgagtgggagcactacaacattttgataactatatatggatgacatattgttgatcagaaatgatgtagaatttctggaaagcataaagagttgtttgaatggagtttttcaaaggaagacctgtgtaaaactgcttacatgttgggtatcaagatctatagagatagatcaagacgcctgataagactttcactgagcacataccttgacatgattttgaaggagtttaaaatggatcagtcaaagaaggagttcttgcctgagttgtaaggtgtgaatttgagtaagacccaaagctcgaccacgacagaagaaagagaaaggacgaaagtcgtcccctatgcctgagccataggctctatacgatatgccatgctgtgtaccgcgatgtgccttgccacgtgtctggcaagggggtataagagtgatccaggagtggatcattggacagtggtcaaaattgtccttgggaaTAAGGAaacatttctcgattatggaggtgatgaagagttcggagtaaggggttacgttgatgcaagctttaacacctatccggatgactctgagtagcaaaccggatacgtatagtggagcaaccatttagaatagctccaagtggagcatagtagcaacatctacaatatgaaatagagatttgcggagaacacacggatctgaatgttgcagacccgttgactaaaacctctctcgtaagcataacatgatcaaaccctagaactcattgagtgttaatcacatggcgatgtgaactagattactgactctagtaaactcttgggtgttggtcacatggcgatgtgaactatgagtgttgatcacatggcgatgtgaactagattattgactctagtgcaagtgggggactgttggaaatatgccctagaggcaataataaaatggttattattatatttccttgttcatgataattgtctattgttcatgctataattgtattaactggaaaccataatacatgtgtgaatacatagatcgtaatatgtccctagtaagcctctagttgactagctcgttgatcaatagatggccacggtttcctgaccatggacattggatgtcattgataacgggatcacatcattaggagaatgatgtgatggacaagacccaatcctaagcatagcacaagatcgtgtagttcgtttgctagagcttttctaatgtcaagtatcatttccttagaccatgagattgtgtaactcccggataccgtaggagtgctttgggtgcatcaaacgtcacaacgtaactgggtgactataaaggtgcactacaggtatctccgaaagtgtctattgggttggcgtgaatcgagactgggatttgtcactccgtatgacggagaggtatctctgggcccactcggcaatgcatcatcataatgagctcaatgtgactaatgagttagccacaggatcatgcgttgcggaacgagtaaagagacttccggtaacgagattgaacgaggtatggggataccgatgatcgaatctcgggcaagtaacataacgatggacaaagggaattgtatacgggattgattgaatcctcgacatcgtggttcatccgatgagatcatcgtggaacatgtgggagccaatatgggtatccagatcccgctattggttattggccggagaggtgtctcggtcatgtctgcatggttcccgaacccgtagggtctacacacttaaggttcggtgacgctagagttgttatgggaaatagtatgtggttaccgaaggttgttcggagtcccgtatgagatcccggacatgacgaggaactccggagtggtccgaaggtgaagatcgatatattggacgaagggtattggagtccggaattgttctggaagtaccgggtgacgaccagcttgaccgaaaggtgttttggaggccccgacaagcgttggggggccttctgGGCAAAGGgaaggggcacatcagcccactaaggggttgtgcgcccctcccaccccatctcacgtaacgtggagaggtgggggcgcctcccctagggcagccacccctcccggcttggggggcaagtttcctaggggtgggggcgcctaaacccatctagggtttcccctgtggccgccgcccctcccctagggaaccctagggcgcctcctccaccccttccccctatatatagtgagggagagagagggcagctgcacccttcccttggcgcagccctctcctcctccaactcctcctcctcttccgtagtgcttagcgaagccctgccggagaaccacgagctccatcgccaccatgctgtcgtgctgctggagttctccctcagcttctcctctccccttgctagatcaagaaggaggagacgtccccgggctgtacgtgtgttgaacgcggaggcgccgtccgttcggcgcttggatcggatctaCCGCGATTTAAATCGCcgtgagtatgactccatcaaccgtgttcttgtaacgcttccgcttagcaatcttcaagggtatgaagatgcactccctctctctcattgctagcatctcctagattgatcttggtgacacgtaggaaaattttgaattattactacgttccccaacagattggaGATGGCAAACGCTTCTACCGTTTCATGGCGCTGCAAGCCAATAATGATGAGTCGGAGGGGGTGACGATGGCGATTTTCCGACCAACCACATCGGATGTTGGGATTGCGATGTGGCAATGCTACCAGCAGGGACAAGTGAGGGAGGATGTTGCGGCGATgatgttgtgctaggggtgacatcGACACGCACGGAGGGTGTTATGGCCTTGCGAGAGATGCGGGAGGCTGGTGGTTGCGGCTAATGGTCTACCTTTGTTCTTCTAGGGCGTCAAGCACAGGGGGGAGGATGATTGGTACGGGAAAGGATCTGAGGATGACGCCTAGCCGTCTAGAGGATGTCAATTCCTTAAGGGTAACATGTCCAAGCTAGGCTCGATCATATTCTTTGGTGATGCTCAATCATTTTGTTCTTCGGATCAGGTGTTTTCCCCACTTAGGATTGAATCAAAATGAGTGAGAGGGATACCCACTGCTTACACTTGGCATAATTTCTCTCAAGCAACCACCCTCTATCTGAGGGGTAGGGGTCTATTTATAGCTGGGGCCAGGGTTGGCACCAGTATGACCGTTGGAGGGTGGTGGAGACATGCCCACCAACGTGTTGTTGCTAGTTGTCAGAACAGTCAGAATTCAAACTCTCAAATTCCTAGGGTTCTGAAGAACCTAGGACAACCTTGCAACAGGTTCCTAACTCCTCACGGAGGAATATAACTCAAGTTTTCCAAAGAATCACCCTCGATACAAGAGCTAGAAGGCTCACTTGGAAGAAGAATTCCAAGTCTTAACTCACAAGTGTATATAGGTTTGATTGAGCACACAGATGACGAATTCAATCTTGCTTCACTTAGACCCCCTTAATACTACGATTTTCCCTTCGACTCAAATGAAGAATAAAAGAAACTAACAAAGAAACATTATTCTTCACGCTTCAATCCTCCATATGGCATTCAGAAGACTTCAATGTTCTTACAACACTTTTAGGGGTCATAACCCATTGGTTAAACCAAATCATTGGAGACTTTCACCTGTGTATACTcaaaaacatattagtcccttgacCATTATTTCATTAATCATCCAAAACCCACACATGTGACAATGGATGCACTTACACATTAGTCCCTTGACCATTATTTCATTAATCATCCAAAACCCCCACATGTGAcagtagatgcacttacaaatcCCCCCTCCCCCGGGCTTTTCAAACATAAAACATCCTCGTTGTGGAAGATTGCAACTGGTCGATCTGCGGGGACGTGCCGAAGAGCGCGGACTAACTCTCTTCCGATGTCCCTTTGTCGTGCGCTTCAGGGATGTGTTGGACCTCACTCGAGACGTCGTGGACGCGACTTCATCCCCGCGTGAGCTGGTTGTCGATAAAATTGCGCCGCGGCGCACAACCCTGACGTTCTTGCTGCTATGCTACTAGTGGTTGTGGAAGCACCGAAATGGAGCCGCCTTCAACGAGGACACCTCCCTCACTCCGGGGCATAAGACAATGATGACGTGATGATGTTGTCCGATGGTGCAACGCCTATCGATCGATCACAGGGGTGACGTCGACTGCTGGCTCTCCTGCCTGGCCACGAATAGCTAGTGCGTTGGTCTATCCCCGCCCCCGGTGAAAATTCAAAACAAAAAGGTTGTACCAAATCTGCATGCTTCAATTCATCATGGCTTTGGTGCGTTCAGTTGATGCTGTTGAGGATTTTTTTTGAAGTACCAAAAGGTTGAGGATGTTAAATTCCAGAAACTGGAAAAAAAAGTGCATTGTAAAAGATCAGGCATTAGCTGGGATCTATATTACTAAAATGATAACAGTGCCGCTCTTCATAGCTTATTGTATTATATTGATGTGTTCCTTGCAGGTTATCGTGATTTTCTTTTTGTGGAATATGCCTTTGGAATGCCTTGATTGGTCAGAGGCGCTGGCTGGCAGAATGTGTCTTTGGAATGCCTCGATTTGTCAGCATTGCTGGCTGGATGTTAGCTGGTTCATTTTATCATTGCCAGTAATGTATTTAGGCttattttttatttaatttttgcGAATAACGTATTTTGGCTTATTAACACGCAAACGTACATTATATATTGGATAAAAATACAACCGGCTCGCGCCAGTTAACTTGTGTATCCTCTAAACTTTAGTATTATGTGTATGTGTAATGTGTAAAGTAGTGTATATGCATGAGACTTCTACCAAGATGGGGACTATAGCCTGGTGCTATTATGAACCGCATCATATCTGACTCAAAAAATATAACATAGCTGCTTCAGGAATTTGATATTAATACCATTGGTATTTGATAAATGAAATAAAGAACGCCATGGGTGTGCGCCAGGGGCGCGACTCCTCTCTAGCTGGATAGCAATGGTTCGAACGGCTCACTGCTCTGCCTTGATGGGCACGAGACAGCAAATAAGAGAGAGAGCAAATAAAATGATTGCTGCTCTACCTTGGTACAAAAAGATAATGTATCATGCCTGTATTTCATTGCCTTTCATGATGTGATTACAGTCTCAAGAACTTGGGATCTACACAATCATAAAGAAAAAAAGAATCTGTAAAGCAGTTAGAAGAATACAACCTGGCCATCCATCATTGTACAACTAGGATTCTACGAACCCTCAAATCCAATACTCATCTACCATTCTGTATGAACTAAAACCTATACAACCTGTATGGTGTCCCATTTCATATAGATTGCCCTTGTCAGATCCAATTAAGCTTGATTGCAGTCCTAGGAACAAACAAACTCTGAACTGTAAAATGGTAACAAATTTCTATGAACACGGAGTTTTCATGCCGACGAAACCGAACCCTAATACAATGAATGCCAAGGCCTGGAGGTAGATGTACATGAAGTATGTCTGGCTTCCAAGCACGTAGTCATACGAGGCGCATATCAAGAGgtagagcgcgagcaagagctCAGGGATGTAAATCCTGCAAAGGGCGAATTGTTGGAGTTTGAAGCACATTCTTCAACATTTGTTTTGTTCTTGCACAATTTGACATAATTAGTTACAAACTTGAACTGCATGCTATAGGTTTGTTCACGTACCTCTCCACACATTCAGTGGGCTTCAGTGGTTCAAGGAGTGGGACTTCAAAATCGTCCTTCACCACATCTCCTACCTTCTCAGTAACCACCCAATCATTTACGTGCGCAGTCTCAAGTAAACCGGTTAGAGCTGCACGCATACGGTGCATGGACATTACATTTTCAAACAGAATCCAGAATGGCATCAGATGGAGAGACCTGGCGTACCAGATAAGATCATATAAAGAAGTCAACATTAACAAGAACATGAAGCTGTACTCTGGACGAAACGAATAGTGCATACCCAGGATTCCTGATGGCATTCATGATAGTAATGGCAGTAGGAATGTAGACCAACCCCCACACAGGAATATGGACTTCAGGAACCATGGCAGATAATGGAATGACAACGCAGTAGAACAAGAATGTGAGGATGGGAGCAATGACCCTCCGTACAAACAAAAAGCTGTATAAAAGGTGCCATTTCTTCCATATTGATACCCCCTGCATAATGAGATGACAAACATTACATGATATTCATATTGTCTTTTGTGGTGAGGTTCAAGAAGGCACACCTTGTTTGTCACAATTTCCCATCCCATTTTTCTGAAGAGATTGGCAGCACCACAAGTCCACCTATGCTGTTGATGACGGTAGGCCTTGAAGGTACTTGGGAGTTCACTCTTGACCTGTGTAAGTTTTGTACTTGTAATGATGTAGGGCACAATACAGTATAGCGCATGTTCAATGAAAAACAACTATTTGGAATTGCAGACTGCAAAAACATACCCTTATATCACCTACATACAAGAATTCCCATTCCTTGAGACATGCCCGTACAGCCAGGTCCATGTCCTCCACAGTGGTGCGATCTTTCCATCCTCCTGACTCATTAATAGCAGATACACGCCACACACCAGCTGTACCTGTTGACAAAAAAGAATTTCTATTAATCACataatttaaattcaaatgaaccaTTTCAAGAAACTAACAGTGTCAGGCTTCATTGAAGCCTCGAATAAATGGCCATAAGATTGGCTCTTACCATTGAAACCAAAGAAAGCATGCATAAATGAGCCTGATTCCTGCTCGACTTTGAAATGATAGTCCAGGGACATCTTCTGTATCCTTGTCATCAGGCAAGCATCGTAGTTAACTGCAAAATCGCCCGGGCAAAGGCCAGGTCAGGAACATCCTGTAACCAGAATAAACAGAAATCCTCACTTCAAGTTATCaatattatcactttcatatagaAGGGGGAGAACTTGCATCAGAACTTCAAATCTTCAAA from Triticum dicoccoides isolate Atlit2015 ecotype Zavitan chromosome 6A, WEW_v2.0, whole genome shotgun sequence encodes:
- the LOC119315111 gene encoding probable glucomannan 4-beta-mannosyltransferase 4: MAPLSAGAAAAAWAAVRARAVAPALTAAVWACLAMSAMLLLEAACMSLVSLVAVRLLRLRPERRFKWEPMTGALEGGEADVEDPAGRREFPMVLVQIPMYNEKEVYKLSIGAVCALTWPPDRIIIQVLDDSTDPIIKELVELECQEWASKKIDIKYEVRNNRKGYKAGALKKGMEHVYAQQCEFVAIFDADFQPESDFLLKTIPFLVHNPKIALVQTRWKFVNYDACLMTRIQKMSLDYHFKVEQESGSFMHAFFGFNGTAGVWRVSAINESGGWKDRTTVEDMDLAVRACLKEWEFLYVGDIRVKSELPSTFKAYRHQQHRWTCGAANLFRKMGWEIVTNKGVSIWKKWHLLYSFLFVRRVIAPILTFLFYCVVIPLSAMVPEVHIPVWGLVYIPTAITIMNAIRNPGSLHLMPFWILFENVMSMHRMRAALTGLLETAHVNDWVVTEKVGDVVKDDFEVPLLEPLKPTECVERIYIPELLLALYLLICASYDYVLGSQTYFMYIYLQALAFIVLGFGFVGMKTPCS